AGACTGGGTGACGGCAAAGGACATAATACTTGAGCTCCTACGAAGACTTTCTGTGAAGGGTGGAGTGGGCAAGATATTCGAATACTTTGGAGAGGGTATAAAAGAACTCTCGGTACCGGAGAGAGCCACAATAACCAACATGGGAGCTGAACTAGGAGCTACCACCTCCATATTTCCCTCCGATGAGATAACAAGGGCTTACCTTAGAGCACAAGGGAGAGAGCATGATTGGATAGAGCTTCTACCAGATCCAGATGCTGAATACGATGAGATTATAGAGATAAACCTCTCAGAGCTTGAACCGCTTATAGCATGTCCTCACTCCCCTGACAACGTAGTCCCTGTAAGAGAGGTAGAAGGCATAAAGGTGGACCAGGTGGTCATAGGCTCATGCACCAACTCATCCTTCGTGGATCTTACCCGAGCGGGCAAACTCTTGGAGGGAAGGAAAGTACACCCAGACGTCATCTTCGCAGTAGCTCCAGGTTCCAAACAAGCCCTTGAGCTCATCACTCAGAACGGTATACTTCTTAACTTCCTTAAGGCTGGAGCCAGGATACTAGAAAGCGCGTGTGGTCCATGTATAGGTATGGGTTTTGCACCACCAAGCGGTGGAGTATCACTCAGGAGCTTCAACAGAAACTTTGAAGGTAGGTCTGGAACACCGGATGCAAAGGTCTACCTTGCATCACCAGAGGTTTGCGTCGCCGCTGCCATAGCAGGCCATATAATAGACCCAAGGAAGCTAGCAGAGAAGGAAGGTATAAAGTGGATAAGGGTTGAGATGCCCGAAAGGTTCCCGTACGGAGACGAGGCCATAATCGAACCACTATCCGAGGAAGAAGCCAAGAAGGTAGAGATATACAGGGGGCCAAACATAAAGCCTCTACCCGAGTTTGACAGTCTCCCAGAAAGCATAGACGGTGTAGCCTCTCTTATAGTTGGAGACAATATAACCACCGACCACATAATGCCAGCTGGTGCAAAGATACTACCGCTGAGGTCCAACATCTACGCCATAAGCGAGTACGTGTACCATTACGTGGATCCAGAGTTTGTAAGCAGAGCAAAGCAGGTAAGGGACTCTGGAAGGGCAAATGTGATAATAGGCGGTGAGAACTACGGACAAGGTTCTTCTAGGGAACATGCAGCGTTGGCACCTAGATTCTTGGGCGTCAGGGTGGTAATAGCTAAGTCCTTCGCACGTATACACCATGCTAACCTAGTAAACTTTGGCGTGTTACCCCTAGAGTTCGTGGACAAGAAGGACTATGAAAAGTTTACTCTTGGTGATGAGGTGTTAATACCGGACCTTATACAAAGGTTGCAAGAAGGTAAAGAGATCATCGTAGTAAACAAGACCACAGGAGAGGAAATAGTATGCAAGTACAACCTGACACCCAAGCAGATCTCTGTCCTGATGGCTGGTGGACTGCTTAACTGGATAAAGAACAAGCAGAAGGTGGGGGTACAGACATGAAGATGCGTAAGGTAGTCTCGGTAATAGGTGCTGGGAATGTAGGAGAACACGTAGCAAGCCTTCTGGCACTCAGAGGTCTTGTAGACGTTCGTATGTTTGACATACCAAAGAAGGACGGAGATAGAATCATAGAACCCGTCAAGGGTAAAGCCTTAGATATAAGACAGATGCTCGCCGCTATAGACATAGATGCCAAGGTAGAAGGGTACACGGTGACACCCGAGGGTGAAGGTTATGAAGCTCTAGAAGGCAGCGATATAGTAGTCATCACAGCAGGCTTTCCTAGAAGACCAGGTATGAGCAGAGAAGACCTCCTTGAAAAGAACATATCTATACTCGCCATCATAGCTGAAAGGATAAAGAAGTATGCACCAGACTCTGTGGTGATAGTGGTCACTAA
The DNA window shown above is from Thermocrinis minervae and carries:
- a CDS encoding aconitate hydratase; the protein is MAKGTVAYKILQSHLVSGKLIPGEEIAIKIDQTLTQDATGTMAYLQFEAMGVDRVKTELSVSYIDHNMLQTDFKNPDDHKYLMTVAKRYGIYLSKPGNGICHQVHLERFAKPGKTLLGSDSHTPTAGGMGMLAIGAGGLDVAAAMAGEPFYLKMPRIVGVKLTGKLPDWVTAKDIILELLRRLSVKGGVGKIFEYFGEGIKELSVPERATITNMGAELGATTSIFPSDEITRAYLRAQGREHDWIELLPDPDAEYDEIIEINLSELEPLIACPHSPDNVVPVREVEGIKVDQVVIGSCTNSSFVDLTRAGKLLEGRKVHPDVIFAVAPGSKQALELITQNGILLNFLKAGARILESACGPCIGMGFAPPSGGVSLRSFNRNFEGRSGTPDAKVYLASPEVCVAAAIAGHIIDPRKLAEKEGIKWIRVEMPERFPYGDEAIIEPLSEEEAKKVEIYRGPNIKPLPEFDSLPESIDGVASLIVGDNITTDHIMPAGAKILPLRSNIYAISEYVYHYVDPEFVSRAKQVRDSGRANVIIGGENYGQGSSREHAALAPRFLGVRVVIAKSFARIHHANLVNFGVLPLEFVDKKDYEKFTLGDEVLIPDLIQRLQEGKEIIVVNKTTGEEIVCKYNLTPKQISVLMAGGLLNWIKNKQKVGVQT